From Plasmodium brasilianum strain Bolivian I chromosome 7, whole genome shotgun sequence, the proteins below share one genomic window:
- a CDS encoding nitric oxide synthase produces MIKSWKRPFQVSFLFVCSIFVFYKLRNLFFFNNIISLIKSYLIYNNNNNNNNNNNNNNNNNNNNNKINFINDDIKNNVKIYFGSQGGTAEEFSKELCSNLKEIFNIKADIIDLENYNKEEIKTFGIRIFIVATYGDGEPTDNAVKFFKWLKSLNNDNTYFRNTKYSIMGLGSKQYKHFNKMGKKLTSYLNKFKAEQISETVYGDDDDNIYHDFEIWKNKFFKEFSKLLNMKNIPCKYVKEDIYEIINWRNLEDIKMDILYVQNGANNGERGDTKNDAKWDAQNEGEKEHDLFRNNPPNGQENTAYRNKEIMYNKYENKQLVHLTTDINGKFYFNHLTGYVISNTNLLRNVRPTIEGEKVSHITISIQNISYKSGDTLVVLPKNAKHVTSWWLNRLNIEEADRGRKFIFVYKKENLENSSPTHQNEVNLISTYQNRVDSNCLLYDKEKQLVQNSYDDASVCAPFPTPCTIEESLQYYCDLTTIPRVNVLKKFKCFIKDIEELKTFNNILSSNHRNTFFNICKECDMTFIEFVDIFMQKSEFELAPFLQLIPKNNTRSYTISSSPRECSNVISLTVKKKQYPIHSLRRALKNLKNNDMLPKISEEKLRILCNRRWYKGSCSYYLTEELNINDTIKFNVKCSKFTLPHNLEWTHIIMIATGTGIAPFKAFISEFKYFDRTCVQNGIKKRAQRILFFGCRKKEIDFLYEQEFMDAQKNKHIDEAYFAFSRDQEKKIYVQDLILEKKELIWSLIQKGAYIYVCGNSNMTKDVNKTINNLAILNKQNDKKFTKKLKKSGRYIEEMW; encoded by the coding sequence ATGATAAAGAGCTGGAAGAGACCGTTTCAGGTTTCATTCCTTTTTGTGTGtagtatttttgttttttataaattgagaaatttatttttttttaacaacaTAATAAGTTTAATTAAGAGTTATCTaatttacaataataataataataataataataataataataataataataataataataataataataataaaataaatttcataaatgatgatattaaaaataatgtaaaaatatattttggaaGTCAAGGAGGAACAGCAGAAGAATTTTCGAAAGAATTATGTTccaatttaaaagaaatattcaaTATTAAGGCGGATATTATAGatttagaaaattataataaagaagaaataaaaacatttggAATCCGTATCTTTATCGTTGCAACATATGGGGATGGAGAACCTACAGATAATGCagtcaaattttttaaatggttAAAAAGTTTGAATAATGATAACACATATTTtagaaatacaaaatattccATCATGGGGTTAGGAAGTAAgcaatataaacattttaacaAGATGGGGAAAAAATTGACCAGTTATCTCAATAAATTTAAAGCAGAACAGATTAGTGAAACGGTTTATggtgatgatgatgataatatatatcacgATTTTGaaatttggaaaaataaattttttaaagaattttcaaaattattgaacatgaaaaatattccttGCAAATATGTTAAGGAAgatatttatgaaataataaactgGAGAAACTTAGAAGACATAAAAATGGATATTTTGTATGTACAAAATGGTGCAAACAATGGCGAAAGGGGTGACACGAAAAATGATGCGAAATGGGATGCCCAAAATGAAGGGGAGAAAGAGCATGACTTGTTTAGAAATAATCCACCAAATGGTCAGGAAAACACTGCTTATCGGAACAAAgaaataatgtataataaatatgaaaataaacaGTTAGTACATTTGACAACAGACataaatggaaaattttattttaaccaCCTTACTGGTTACGTTATATCTAATACAAATTTGTTGAGAAATGTAAGACCCACTATTGAAGGAGAAAAAGTTAGTCATATAACTATTAGTATTCagaatatttcatataaaagtGGAGATACATTAGTTGTATTGCCAAAAAACGCAAAACATGTTACATCATGGTGGTTGAACCGATTAAATATTGAAGAAGCAGATAGGGgtagaaaatttatttttgtatataaaaaagaaaatttggAGAACTCTTCCCCTACACATCAAAATGAAGTAAATCTGATTAGTACATATCAAAATAGAGTTGATTCGAATTGCTTATTATATGATAAGGAAAAACAGTTAGTGCAAAATTCCTACGATGACGCATCGGTTTGTGCACCTTTTCCCACACCCTGTACTATTGAAGAATCATTACAATATTATTGTGACTTGACAACTATACCGAGAgtaaatgtattaaaaaaattcaaatgcTTCATTAAAGATATTGAAGAActtaaaacatttaataatattttgtcaAGTAATCATAGAAACAcctttttcaatatatgtAAAGAATGTGATATGACCTTCATAGAATTTGTAGATATATTCATGCAGAAATCAGAATTTGAATTGGCTCCATTTTTACAGTTAAttccaaaaaataatacaaggAGTTATACCATATCTTCATCCCCAAGAGAATGTTCAAATGTAATATCATTAACTGTGAAGAAAAAGCAATATCCCATTCATTCCCTTCGAAgagctttaaaaaatttgaaaaacaaTGATATGCTTCCCAAAATTAGTGAAGAAAAGTTACGAATCCTTTGCAATAGACGTTGGTATAAAGGAtcttgttcatattatttaactgaagaattaaatataaatgacacaataaaatttaatgtaAAATGTTCAAAATTTACGCTCCCACATAATTTGGAATGGACTCATATAATTATGATTGCTACAGGAACAGGGATAGCTCCCTTCAAAGCTTTTATATcagaatttaaatattttgatagAACATGCGTgcaaaatggaataaaaaaaagagcacaacgaattttattctttggttgcagaaaaaaagaaatagactTTTTGTATGAACAGGAATTTATGGATgctcaaaaaaataaacacattGATGAAGCATATTTTGCATTCTCAAGGGAccaagagaaaaaaatttatgttcaGGATTTAAttcttgaaaaaaaggaactgATATGGAGTTTGATACAAAAGGgggcatacatatatgtttgtgGGAATAGCAATATGACTAAGGATGTAAACAAAACCATTAATAATTTAgctatattaaataaacaaaacgataaaaaatttacgaaaaaattaaagaaaagcGGTCGTTATATTGAAGAAATGTGGTAA